From a single Ornithorhynchus anatinus isolate Pmale09 chromosome 15, mOrnAna1.pri.v4, whole genome shotgun sequence genomic region:
- the ARSG gene encoding arylsulfatase G, translated as MRGFVLLETLLLTTGLGLWLRLADCEVGGKTDVRRPNFVVVLADDMGWGDLGANVGESKDTVQLDKMAAEGMRFVDFHAAASTCSPSRASLLTGRLGIRNGVTHNFAVTSVGGLPLNETTLAEVLREAGYATGVIGKWHLGHAGPYHPNFRGFDYYFGIPYSHDMGCTDTPGYNWPPCPPCPRAPGSPSHRVKDCYTDVAVPLFENLRIVEQPVNLTRLADQYVQKSAEFIHRARERGVPFLLYLAPAAMHVPLPVTQGEASGLGPYRAGLQELDRMLSCIKDLVDAVGRGTTLLWFSGDNGPWAQKCQLAGSVGPFLGAWQTRQGGSAAKQTTWEGGHRVPAFAYWPGHIPANVTSPALLSSLDIFPTLVSLAGARLPSWRSYDGLDVSEVLLGHSQMGHKVLLHPNSGAAGPPGDLQAVRIVAYKALHLTGGAEACDKTSGPQRHHNPPLIFNLARDPSEGEALDPESPEYQMVLPQLSTALDTVLRDVAADNISTADYTRDPGSVPCCDPLAVACRCPNPDL; from the exons ATGCGGGGGTTTGTTCTGCTCGAGACCCTCCTCTTGACTACGGGCCTGGGCCTATGGCTTCGTCTTGCGGACTGCGAAGTCGGCGGGAAGACGGATGTTCGGAGACCTAATTTTGTCGTCGTTCTAGCTGATGATATGGGCTGGGGAGACCTGGGGGCCAACGTGGGCGAGAGCAAGGATACTGTCCAACTGGATAAAATGGCTGCCGAGGGGATGAG GTTTGTGGATTTCCACGCAGCGGCCTCCACGTGCTCTCCCTCCCGCGCCTCGTTGCTCACGGGCCGCTTGGGCATCCGCAACGGCGTCACCCACAACTTTGCGGTCACGTCAGTGGGCGGCCTCCCCCTGAACGAGACCACCTTGGCGGAGGTCCTGCGGGAGGCTGGCTACGCCACAGGTGTGATAG gtAAATGGCATTTGGGACACGCTGGCCCCTACCACCCCAACTTCCGTG GTTTTGACTATTACTTCGGAATCCCGTACAGTCACGACATGGGGTGCACTGATACGCCGGGGTACAACTGgcccccctgcccgccctgcccACGAGCACCTGGATCCCCCAG TCACAGAGTCAAAGACTGTTACACTGACGTAGCCGTGCCCCTCTTCGAGAACCTCCGCATCGTGGAGCAACCTGTGAACTTGACCCGCCTGGCCGACCAGTATGTCCAGAAATCTGCAGAATTCATCCACCGGGCAAG GGAGCGAGGAGTCCCGTTCCTGCTGTATCTGGCGCCGGCTGCCATGCATGTCCCGCTGCCCGTGACCCAGGGGGAGGCGTCCGGGCTGGGGCCCTACCGTGCCGGCCTGCAGGAGCTGGACCGGATGCTCAGCTGCATCAAGGACCTGGTGGATGCGGTGGGACGGGGGACCACCCTGCTCTGGTTCTCAG GGGACAACGGCCCTTGGGCTCAGAAGTGCCAGCTGGCTGGGAGCGTGGGACCGTTTTTGGGGGCCTGGCAAACACGTCAAg GCGGAAGCGCTGCCAAGCAGACCACGTGGGAAGGTGGCCACAGAGTCCCGGCCTTCGCCTACTGGCCCGGTCACATCCCAGCCAATGTGACCAGTCCGGCCTTATTAAG CTCTCTGGACATCTTTCCCACGCTGGTGTCACTGGCCGGAGCCCGCCTGCCCTCCTGGCGAAGCTACGACGGCCTGGATGTGTCCGAGGTGCTCCTGGGTCACTCGCAGATGGGGCACAAG GTGCTGCTTCACCCCAACAGTGGGGCAGCGGGCCCGCCCGGGGACCTGCAGGCCGTCAGGATCGTCGCCTACAAGGCGCTGCATCTCACAG GAGGTGCGGAGGCCTGTGATAAGACTTCGGGTCCCCAGCGCCATCACAATCCACCTCTTATCTTCAACCTGGCACGAGACCCAAGTGAGGGTGAAGCCCTGGACCCAGAGAGTCCCGAGTACCAGATGGTCCTGCCCCAACTTTCCACCGCCCTGGATACCGTCTTACGCGACGTGGCTGCCGACAACATCTCCACGGCCGACTACACACGGGACCCCGGTTCCGTCCCGTGTTGCGATCCGCTGGCGGTGGCCTGTCGCTGCCCGAATCCTG